Proteins from one Flavobacterium sp. N2038 genomic window:
- a CDS encoding peptidase domain-containing ABC transporter, with protein sequence MTPFKRFINLLKLDKRDVYQIIFYAAFAGLVNLSLPLGIQAIINFIQSGQLSVSWIVLVILVTIGVGFGGVLNILQLRIVENLQQRIFVRSSFEFAYRMPLIKFKEMYSEYAPEKANRFFDTLTVQKGTAKLLLDFCTAFVQVSFGIILLVLYHSFFMVIGLLFIAILYIIFKFSYKDGLETSLYESKFKYKVAAWIQEIARNRQSFRQKGGFDYALERNDGYVTEYVNYREKHFQVMQKQYIQLVIFKIIVTAALLSIGGFLVIHHQMNIGQFVAAEIVIVLLINSVEKIIFGLESFYDVLTSVEKIGQFTDMEISSIPKTSSVSETGITIETESIAYNYPQHNKKSLKNINLKINQGEKILLRGVNGAGKSTLLRLLSGFLEPESGTMYVTDNFMNRLDEESYRAQSGTFLQGDTLFAGTIKENILFGNETITNDDLKWALDNVCLTPYIKTFPNGLDHQIHPGGLELSASDVQKILLARSIVHKPNILFLEDPVDKMDEVTSAKIVDFLLTEENNWTVVVTSKNDIWKNKCERMITIDDGKISNDIKL encoded by the coding sequence ATGACACCTTTCAAACGTTTTATAAATTTACTTAAGCTGGATAAGCGCGATGTATATCAAATTATATTTTACGCTGCTTTTGCCGGTTTGGTAAACCTTTCTTTGCCTTTAGGAATTCAGGCTATTATTAATTTTATTCAAAGCGGACAACTTAGCGTTTCCTGGATTGTTCTGGTCATTCTGGTTACCATTGGAGTTGGGTTTGGCGGGGTTCTGAATATTTTGCAGCTGCGAATTGTAGAAAACCTGCAACAGCGAATTTTTGTTCGTTCTTCTTTTGAATTTGCCTACAGAATGCCTTTAATTAAGTTTAAAGAAATGTATTCAGAATATGCGCCGGAAAAGGCCAACCGCTTTTTTGATACGCTGACAGTACAAAAAGGAACAGCCAAACTGTTACTGGATTTTTGTACAGCCTTTGTTCAGGTTAGTTTTGGGATTATATTATTGGTTTTATACCATTCCTTCTTTATGGTAATCGGACTTTTATTTATTGCCATTTTGTACATTATTTTTAAGTTTTCATACAAAGATGGTCTTGAAACGAGTCTTTACGAATCAAAATTCAAATATAAAGTAGCGGCATGGATTCAGGAAATTGCGCGCAATCGCCAGAGTTTTCGCCAAAAAGGAGGGTTTGATTATGCTCTTGAAAGAAATGATGGTTACGTAACAGAATATGTAAATTACCGCGAAAAGCACTTTCAGGTAATGCAAAAACAATACATTCAGCTTGTAATATTTAAAATCATTGTTACTGCTGCCTTATTGTCTATTGGTGGTTTTCTGGTAATTCATCATCAAATGAACATCGGGCAGTTTGTAGCAGCCGAAATTGTAATTGTACTTTTAATTAATTCTGTAGAGAAAATAATCTTTGGCTTGGAATCATTTTATGATGTACTGACTTCTGTAGAAAAGATCGGACAGTTTACCGATATGGAGATTTCATCTATTCCGAAAACCTCATCTGTTAGTGAAACAGGAATTACAATTGAAACCGAAAGTATTGCGTACAATTATCCACAGCACAATAAAAAGTCACTTAAAAATATTAATCTGAAAATAAATCAGGGCGAAAAAATACTATTAAGAGGAGTAAATGGCGCTGGTAAAAGTACTTTACTGCGATTGCTTTCCGGCTTTTTGGAGCCCGAAAGTGGTACTATGTATGTAACCGATAATTTTATGAACCGTCTGGACGAAGAGAGTTACAGAGCGCAATCCGGTACATTTTTGCAAGGCGATACACTTTTTGCAGGTACTATTAAAGAAAATATACTTTTTGGAAACGAAACCATTACTAATGATGATTTAAAGTGGGCTCTGGATAATGTTTGTCTTACACCGTATATTAAAACATTTCCAAACGGACTCGATCACCAGATTCATCCGGGCGGACTGGAACTTTCGGCTTCAGATGTTCAAAAGATTCTTTTAGCACGAAGCATTGTTCATAAACCTAATATATTATTTCTGGAAGATCCTGTTGATAAAATGGATGAAGTAACTTCAGCTAAAATTGTTGATTTTTTACTTACCGAAGAAAACAACTGGACAGTGGTCGTAACTTCTAAAAATGATATTTGGAAGAATAAATGCGAGCGCATGATCACGATCGATGACGGGAAAATTAGTAACGACATAAAGCTTTAA
- a CDS encoding NAD(P)H-dependent oxidoreductase has product MALIEALKWRYATKKMNGQIVPQEKLDYILEAAKLAPSSSGLQPYKVFVITNKEVKEKLRAVSFDQSQVTDASHVLVWAAWDGYTLDKISAVFDKTIAERGIPANAMDDYKKNLWGMYEPLGQEWHANHSAKQAYISFGLAIAAAAEQKVDTTPMEGFIPAEVDKLLGLSELGLKSVLLLPLGYRDEANDWLVNMKKVRTSKDEFIIEIK; this is encoded by the coding sequence ATGGCCTTAATAGAAGCACTAAAGTGGCGTTATGCTACAAAAAAAATGAACGGACAAATTGTGCCGCAGGAAAAACTGGATTATATTCTTGAAGCGGCAAAACTGGCTCCTTCTTCATCTGGATTACAGCCTTACAAAGTTTTTGTAATTACAAACAAGGAAGTAAAAGAAAAATTAAGAGCAGTAAGTTTTGATCAAAGTCAGGTTACAGATGCTTCTCACGTTTTAGTTTGGGCAGCCTGGGACGGTTATACTTTGGATAAAATTTCTGCTGTATTTGACAAAACAATTGCAGAAAGAGGTATTCCTGCTAATGCAATGGACGATTATAAAAAAAATCTTTGGGGAATGTATGAGCCGCTAGGTCAGGAATGGCACGCTAATCACTCTGCAAAACAAGCTTATATTTCGTTTGGCTTAGCAATCGCTGCTGCTGCAGAACAAAAGGTTGACACAACACCTATGGAAGGTTTTATTCCTGCCGAAGTAGATAAATTATTAGGTTTAAGCGAACTTGGTCTGAAAAGTGTTTTATTATTACCTCTTGGTTATAGAGATGAAGCAAACGACTGGCTGGTAAACATGAAGAAAGTAAGAACTTCAAAAGATGAATTTATTATTGAAATTAAGTAA
- a CDS encoding helix-turn-helix domain-containing protein, with the protein MNNHKFFESNYKKLGFFVLSPNSIDEINGDYYKPYIKVLYLPENYSVTIDFKHYTTQSPSLFFINSNQYLQIENGGKDAGYFMYYNRDFYCVQIHDAEVACDGLLFNNIFEMPMTTLPNKEVVFIEGIYNQIREEFDSPDSSQEEMIRTYLKQLIIKATRIWKIQQLGVLNDEPSKEMDFFRDFSRLVEIHFRTKHTVADYADILGVAPKTLSNKFNRLELSQPNDIIKDRIILEAKRLLGYSSLSVKEIAYQLGYEDPAYFNRLFTNKVGDTPSNFKKKYLQGKNVQLE; encoded by the coding sequence ATGAATAATCATAAGTTTTTTGAATCTAATTATAAGAAACTGGGCTTTTTTGTTCTAAGTCCAAATTCTATTGATGAAATTAATGGTGATTATTACAAACCGTATATTAAAGTTCTTTATTTACCTGAAAATTATTCGGTAACAATCGATTTCAAGCATTACACCACCCAAAGTCCTTCTTTGTTTTTTATCAATAGCAATCAATACCTGCAAATTGAAAATGGAGGAAAAGACGCAGGGTATTTTATGTATTACAATCGTGATTTTTATTGTGTACAGATTCACGATGCCGAAGTTGCCTGCGATGGTTTATTGTTTAATAATATTTTCGAAATGCCTATGACAACTTTACCAAATAAAGAAGTTGTATTTATTGAAGGCATTTACAACCAAATCCGGGAAGAATTTGATTCTCCTGATTCTTCGCAGGAGGAAATGATTCGAACATATTTGAAACAACTTATTATAAAAGCAACCCGGATCTGGAAAATTCAGCAATTGGGCGTTCTTAATGATGAACCTTCTAAAGAAATGGACTTCTTTAGAGATTTTAGCCGTTTGGTCGAAATTCATTTCAGAACCAAACATACCGTAGCCGATTATGCTGACATTTTGGGTGTGGCTCCAAAGACGCTTTCAAACAAATTCAACCGATTAGAGCTTTCACAGCCTAACGATATTATTAAAGACCGAATTATTCTGGAAGCAAAAAGGCTTTTGGGATATTCATCCTTAAGTGTAAAAGAGATTGCATATCAACTTGGATATGAAGATCCTGCTTATTTTAACCGTCTTTTTACCAACAAGGTTGGTGACACTCCTTCAAATTTCAAGAAAAAATACCTTCAAGGGAAAAATGTACAATTAGAATAG
- a CDS encoding alpha/beta hydrolase produces the protein MKTIKSIQKSIFIIALLTLNTLAMAQERPFKGQNDPQIFTEVRNFLNALNSGDGKPLEQLSVSDARGVLVGAQKSVEVDYSGIEESEKVITQNNLKVKIHITKPKGVKANAPVFIFIHGGGWVLGDYPTHRRLVRDLVVASGAVAVFPDYTPSPEAQYPVAINEIYAATQWVAENGKEIGVDGKNLAVVGNSVGGNMTAAITLMAKDKKGPHIKLQVLLWPVTDANFETESYNLYANGRFLTKNMMKWFWDNYLPDASKRNEKYAAPLQASLEELKDLPPALVQTAENDVLRDEGEAYARKLNEAGVSVTLTRYAGLIHDYGLLNPIATVPSVQTAIEQAAIVIKSTLK, from the coding sequence ATGAAAACTATAAAATCAATACAAAAAAGTATATTTATAATCGCATTATTAACTTTAAATACATTAGCCATGGCACAAGAAAGACCTTTTAAAGGACAAAATGACCCGCAAATCTTTACAGAAGTTCGTAATTTTTTAAATGCATTAAACTCTGGTGACGGAAAACCATTAGAACAATTAAGTGTTTCAGATGCACGTGGTGTATTAGTTGGAGCTCAAAAATCTGTAGAAGTTGACTACTCAGGTATTGAAGAATCTGAAAAAGTAATAACTCAAAATAATCTAAAAGTAAAAATTCACATTACAAAGCCTAAAGGTGTTAAAGCAAATGCTCCGGTATTTATTTTTATTCATGGTGGCGGATGGGTTTTGGGCGATTATCCTACGCATAGACGATTGGTAAGAGATTTGGTTGTAGCAAGCGGAGCTGTAGCAGTTTTTCCTGATTATACTCCTTCTCCCGAAGCCCAGTATCCGGTAGCGATTAATGAAATTTATGCCGCAACACAATGGGTAGCTGAAAACGGAAAGGAAATTGGCGTAGATGGTAAAAATCTTGCTGTAGTTGGAAATAGTGTGGGTGGAAATATGACAGCAGCAATTACTTTGATGGCTAAAGACAAAAAAGGTCCACATATTAAATTGCAGGTTCTATTATGGCCAGTAACGGATGCTAATTTTGAAACTGAATCTTATAATTTGTATGCCAATGGACGTTTCCTGACTAAAAACATGATGAAATGGTTCTGGGACAATTATTTACCTGATGCTTCTAAAAGAAATGAAAAATATGCTGCACCATTACAAGCTAGTTTAGAAGAACTTAAAGACTTACCTCCTGCTCTGGTTCAAACTGCAGAAAATGATGTTTTAAGAGATGAAGGTGAAGCTTATGCAAGAAAATTAAATGAAGCTGGAGTTTCGGTTACTTTAACAAGATACGCAGGATTGATTCACGATTATGGACTTTTAAATCCAATTGCAACTGTGCCATCAGTGCAAACTGCGATTGAGCAAGCTGCGATTGTTATTAAATCGACATTGAAATAA
- a CDS encoding nucleosidase, whose product MIKINQELSFPLENVLFSFALESEAADVFENCNTLITGIGKVNAAYELSKAIRFKKPSLIVNLGSAGSNFFQKGDVICCTRFIQRDMDVQALGYAQYETPLSGLPPVLEYGLKLEGLKEGICGTGDSFEMGHSTVLYNVVDMESYVLAMIAMKEKIPFLCLKYISDGADDNAAEDWLVQVHKAAAVYGTILNLNKSI is encoded by the coding sequence ATGATTAAGATAAACCAGGAACTTTCATTTCCATTAGAAAATGTATTATTCTCTTTTGCTTTAGAATCTGAAGCCGCAGATGTTTTTGAAAATTGCAATACTTTAATAACCGGAATAGGAAAAGTAAATGCCGCTTATGAACTTTCTAAGGCTATACGATTTAAAAAACCTTCCTTAATTGTTAATCTTGGATCTGCCGGAAGTAATTTTTTTCAAAAAGGGGATGTAATCTGCTGCACCCGTTTTATACAAAGAGACATGGATGTTCAGGCGCTGGGATATGCACAATATGAAACACCTTTATCGGGTTTGCCTCCAGTTCTGGAATATGGTTTAAAATTAGAAGGTTTAAAAGAGGGTATTTGCGGAACCGGTGACAGTTTTGAAATGGGACATTCGACTGTTTTATACAATGTGGTTGATATGGAATCTTACGTATTGGCTATGATCGCTATGAAAGAGAAAATACCCTTTTTATGTCTAAAATATATCTCAGACGGAGCCGATGATAATGCTGCCGAAGATTGGCTGGTACAGGTTCACAAAGCCGCGGCAGTTTACGGAACTATTCTTAATTTGAATAAAAGTATATAA
- a CDS encoding HlyD family secretion protein: protein MLNISKENILITEGKYKSITSVARRPHYKILNRVIVGFLLFCLACLLLPWTQNISGTGSVTTLKPDQRPQTVHNTIAGRIEKWYVQEGDFVKKGDTIVFISEIKEDYLDPNLVGNTKEQVEAKKMAVESYGDKVSSLDVQAKSLNTERELKLQQAQNKIKQAQLKIKSDSMDLVAIKTQLRIAKTQFDRSTALNKEGLKPLTDVEQKRLKLQESEAYIITQQNKLLSSKNELINARVEISRITAEYAEKISKSRSDKFTALSTQYDTKAQVNKLENQYENYRLRNGLYYITAPQSGYVNRALLTGLGETIKEGTPIVSIMPASYDIAVETYVDPIDLPLVHRGAKVRVWFDGWPRIVFSGWPGLSYGTYGGKVVAIENFISANGKYRVLISPDGHDNKWPKELSIGAGAQSIALLETVSVGYEVWRNLNGFPPNYYKSDEKDSKDGKDKK, encoded by the coding sequence ATGCTCAATATATCTAAAGAAAATATACTTATAACAGAGGGTAAATACAAGTCTATTACCAGTGTTGCCCGCAGACCGCATTATAAAATTCTGAACAGAGTTATCGTTGGATTTTTATTGTTTTGCCTGGCTTGTTTATTGCTTCCGTGGACACAAAATATTTCGGGAACAGGTTCTGTCACCACATTAAAACCAGATCAGAGACCACAAACGGTTCATAATACCATAGCCGGAAGAATCGAGAAATGGTATGTACAAGAGGGTGATTTTGTAAAAAAAGGAGATACGATTGTTTTTATTTCTGAAATAAAAGAAGACTATCTGGATCCTAATCTTGTTGGCAATACCAAAGAACAGGTTGAGGCTAAAAAAATGGCTGTAGAATCGTATGGCGATAAAGTAAGCTCTCTGGATGTTCAGGCAAAATCGTTAAATACGGAACGAGAATTAAAATTGCAGCAGGCGCAGAATAAAATCAAGCAGGCACAATTAAAAATCAAAAGTGACAGCATGGATCTTGTGGCGATTAAAACCCAGTTAAGAATCGCTAAAACACAATTTGATCGTTCGACAGCACTTAATAAAGAAGGTTTAAAGCCGCTTACAGATGTGGAGCAAAAAAGATTAAAACTTCAGGAATCTGAAGCTTATATTATTACGCAGCAAAACAAGCTTTTAAGCAGTAAAAATGAACTGATTAATGCCAGAGTAGAAATAAGCAGAATTACGGCTGAGTATGCTGAAAAAATTTCGAAATCAAGAAGTGATAAGTTTACGGCTCTGAGTACACAATATGACACAAAAGCTCAGGTGAATAAACTAGAGAATCAATACGAAAATTACAGACTTAGAAATGGTTTGTATTATATCACAGCACCTCAGAGTGGTTATGTAAATCGTGCATTGCTTACGGGGCTTGGTGAAACTATTAAGGAGGGAACTCCAATTGTGAGCATTATGCCTGCAAGCTATGATATTGCAGTAGAAACTTATGTTGATCCTATCGATCTTCCGTTGGTACATCGTGGCGCAAAAGTGCGTGTCTGGTTTGACGGATGGCCAAGAATCGTATTTTCGGGATGGCCGGGATTGTCTTATGGAACTTATGGAGGAAAAGTGGTGGCTATAGAAAATTTTATAAGCGCCAACGGAAAGTACAGAGTACTTATCTCTCCGGATGGTCACGATAATAAATGGCCAAAAGAACTAAGCATTGGAGCCGGAGCACAAAGTATTGCTTTGTTGGAAACGGTTTCTGTGGGGTATGAAGTATGGCGAAACCTAAATGGTTTTCCGCCAAATTATTATAAGTCAGACGAAAAGGATAGTAAAGATGGTAAGGATAAAAAATAA